The Calliphora vicina chromosome 3, idCalVici1.1, whole genome shotgun sequence genome contains a region encoding:
- the LOC135954524 gene encoding LOW QUALITY PROTEIN: venom dipeptidyl peptidase 4-like (The sequence of the model RefSeq protein was modified relative to this genomic sequence to represent the inferred CDS: inserted 1 base in 1 codon), with protein sequence MPQEQESGGAYRHLCVLSTVTNSAKYEPLSKGQYIVSAILHWDSTHDLIFYSANLEEKPEQSHIYAIKAATGQTPKCITCNLIKSNGRVQTYYTAEFNNKNHVLINAVGPSIPQIVIYEWSYANNQITLNKLITWEDNELLRATISKYALPTHEIHTLPIADGFTAKVLLQLPPNMDRSGKTKYPMLVDVYGGPDSYSVIDRWLVDWGTYLTSNQSVIYAKIDGRGSGLRGEKLLHSVYLKLGTLEIADQIDVTRQLQKKLNFIDANHTGIWGWSYGGYAAAMALANDNEHVFHCAASIAPVTDWAYYDSIYTERYMGLPSINELGYSASRLSTKATQLRGKXFLLIHGTLDDNVHYQQAMILAKNLERHDILFKQIVSFN encoded by the exons ATGCCACAAGAGCAGGAAAGCGGTGGAGCATATCGACATCTTTGTGTACTATCAACAGTGACAAATAGTGCTAAATATGAACCCCTCAGCAAAGGACAATATATAGTTAGCGCAATTTTACACTGGGATTCTACACATGATTTGATATTCTACAGCGCCAATTTGGAAGAGAAACCGGAACAGTCGCATATTTATGCCATTAAAGCAGCCACCGGACAAACACCAAAATGTATAACCTGCAATCTAATTAAATCGAATG GAAGGGTACAAACTTATTATACAGCagaatttaacaacaaaaatcatGTGTTAATTAATGCTGTAGGACCAAGCATTCCCCAGATCGTAATTTATGAATGGTCTTATGCAAACA ATCAAATTACGTTAAATAAACTAATTACCTGGGAAGACAATGAGTTGTTAAGGGCTACAATAAGTAAATACGCACTCCCTACACATGAAATTCACACCCTGCCAATAGCTGATGGTTTCACAGCTAAAGTTTTACTGCAACTGCCGCCCAACATGGATCGTAGTGGTAAGACAAAATATCCAATGTTGGTTGACGTCTATGGGGGACCGGATTCTTATTCG GTAATCGATAGATGGTTAGTCGACTGGGGAACATATCTTACCTCGAATCAATCCGTGATATACGCCAAAATTGATGGGCGCGGTTCAGGCTTAAGAGGTGAAAAGCTATTGCATTCGGTTTATTTAAAACTGGGTACACTAGAGATTGCCGATCAAATTGATGTGACTAG gcaattgcaaaagaaattaaattttattgatgcTAATCACACTGGCATTTGGGGTTGGAGTTATGGCGGTTATGCGGCAGCCATGGCCTTGGCTAATGATAATGAACATGTATTCCATTGTGCCGCTTCTATAGCACCTGTCACCGATTGGGCTTATTATG attCCATTTATACTGAACGTTATATGGGCTTACCAAGCATAAATGAATTGGGCTATTCCGCCTCTCGCCTAAGCACCAAGGCAACACAATTGAGGGGGA AATTCCTGTTGATCCATGGCACTTTAGATGACAATGTACATTACCAACAGGCAATGATACTGGCCAAGAACTTGGAGAGGCACGATATattattcaaacaaattgtaagttttaattaa